A single window of Metallosphaera hakonensis JCM 8857 = DSM 7519 DNA harbors:
- the sul7d gene encoding Sul7d family chromatin protein, translating into MATKVKFKYKGQDLEVDISKVKKVWKVGKMVSFTYDDNGKTGRGAVSEKDAPAELIKMIGKK; encoded by the coding sequence ATGGCAACCAAAGTAAAATTCAAGTATAAGGGCCAGGACCTAGAAGTAGATATAAGCAAAGTAAAGAAAGTCTGGAAAGTTGGCAAAATGGTGTCCTTCACTTACGACGACAATGGAAAGACAGGAAGAGGAGCCGTAAGTGAAAAGGACGCTCCAGCTGAACTAATAAAGATGATCGGGAAGA